One Cervus canadensis isolate Bull #8, Minnesota chromosome 1, ASM1932006v1, whole genome shotgun sequence genomic window carries:
- the CABP1 gene encoding calcium-binding protein 1 isoform X3 gives MGNCVKSPLRNFSRKDRSLRPEEIEELREAFREFDKDKDGYINCRDLGNCMRTMGYMPTEMELIELSQQINMNLGGHVDFDDFVELMGPKLLAETADMIGVKELRDAFREFDTNGDGEISTSELREAMRKLLGHQVGHRDIEEIIRDVDLNGDGRVDFEEFVRMMSR, from the exons ATGGGCAACTGTGTCAAGTCTCCACTGAGAAATTTCTCAAGGAAG GACAGATCTCTGCGGCCAGAGGAGATTGAAG AGCTCAGGGAGGCCTTCAGAGAATTTGACAAGGACAAGGATGGCTATATCAACTGCCGGGACCTGGGTAACTGTATGCGCACCATGGGCTACATGCCCACCGAGATGGAGCTCATCGAGCTGTCTCAGCAGATCAACATGAACC TGGGTGGCCATGTGGATTTTGATGACTTTGTGGAGCTAATGGGACCTAAACTCCTGGCGGAGACGGCAGATATGATTGGAGTAAAGGAACTGCGAGATGCCTTCCGAGAG TTTGACACCAATGGTGATGGTGAGATAAGCACCAGTGAGTTACGAGAGGCCATGAGGAAACTCCTGGGTCATCAGGTGGGACACCGAGACATAGAGGAGATTATCCGGGACGTGGACCTCAACGGGGATGGACGAGTGGACTTTGAAG
- the CABP1 gene encoding calcium-binding protein 1 isoform X2, protein MGNCVKSPLRNFSRKMRQEETSYTVVQTSEEGLAASNELPGPLLMLAQNCAVMHNLLGPACIFLRKGFAENRQPDRSLRPEEIEELREAFREFDKDKDGYINCRDLGNCMRTMGYMPTEMELIELSQQINMNLGGHVDFDDFVELMGPKLLAETADMIGVKELRDAFREFDTNGDGEISTSELREAMRKLLGHQVGHRDIEEIIRDVDLNGDGRVDFEEFVRMMSR, encoded by the exons ATGGGCAACTGTGTCAAGTCTCCACTGAGAAATTTCTCAAGGAAG ATGCGCCAGGAGGAGACCAGCTACACAGTGGTGCAGACGAGCGAGGAGGGGCTGGCGGCCAGCAACGAGCTCCCCGGGCCACTCCTGATGCTGGCTCAGAACTGCGCGGTCATGCACAACCTGCTGGGCCCGGCCTGCATCTTCCTGCGTAAGGGCTTCGCGGAGAACAGGCAGCCT GACAGATCTCTGCGGCCAGAGGAGATTGAAG AGCTCAGGGAGGCCTTCAGAGAATTTGACAAGGACAAGGATGGCTATATCAACTGCCGGGACCTGGGTAACTGTATGCGCACCATGGGCTACATGCCCACCGAGATGGAGCTCATCGAGCTGTCTCAGCAGATCAACATGAACC TGGGTGGCCATGTGGATTTTGATGACTTTGTGGAGCTAATGGGACCTAAACTCCTGGCGGAGACGGCAGATATGATTGGAGTAAAGGAACTGCGAGATGCCTTCCGAGAG TTTGACACCAATGGTGATGGTGAGATAAGCACCAGTGAGTTACGAGAGGCCATGAGGAAACTCCTGGGTCATCAGGTGGGACACCGAGACATAGAGGAGATTATCCGGGACGTGGACCTCAACGGGGATGGACGAGTGGACTTTGAAG
- the CABP1 gene encoding calcium-binding protein 1 isoform X1 codes for MGGGDGAAFKRPGDGARLQRVLGLGSRRAPRSLPAGGPAPRRTAPPPPGHESAGPAAMSSHIAKSESKTSLLKAAAAAASGGSRAPRHGPAREPVLPSRRLPGPCPGTPSPSGDPSSRRPLCRPAPREEGARGSRRGLPQAHCRPREAPPAAASRPSPPSPLPPARGRDGEERGLSPALGLRGSLRAPGRGDSAPAAASEADPFLHQLRPMLSSAFGQDRSLRPEEIEELREAFREFDKDKDGYINCRDLGNCMRTMGYMPTEMELIELSQQINMNLGGHVDFDDFVELMGPKLLAETADMIGVKELRDAFREFDTNGDGEISTSELREAMRKLLGHQVGHRDIEEIIRDVDLNGDGRVDFEEFVRMMSR; via the exons ATGGGCGGCGGCGACGGGGCCGCATTTAAGCGGCCGGGGGACGGCGCCCGCCTCCAGCGCGTCCTCGGGCTCGGCTCCCGCCGGGCGCCCCGCTCTCTGCCCGCCGGGGGCCCAGCGCCGCGCCGCACCGCGCCGCCCCCGCCGGGCCATGAGAGCGCGGGCCCCGCCGCGATGAGCTCGCACATCGCCAAAAGCGAGTCCAAGACGTCTCTGCtgaaggcggcggcggcggcggcgagcggGGGCAGCCGGGCTCCCCGTCACGGCCCTGCCCGGGAGCCAGTGCTGCCCAGTCGCCGGCTGCCCGGCCCCTGCCCTGGCACGCCGTCGCCGTCAGGGGACCCCAGTTCGCGGAGGCCCCTGTGCCGGCCGGCGCCGCGAGAGGAGGGCGCGCGGGGGAGCCGGCGCGGGCTCCCCCAGGCGCACTGCAGGCCCCGGGAGGCGCCGCCGGCCGCGGCGTCCCGACCTTCGCCGCCGTCGCCGCTGCCGCCGGCCCGCGGGCGGGATGGGGAGGAACGGGGTCTGTCCCCGGCGCTCGGCCTCCGGGGCTCACTGCGAGCCCCGGGTCGCGGGGACTCCGCTCCAGCCGCCGCGTCCGAGGCAGACCCGTTCCTCCACCAGCTGCGCCCCATGCTCAGCTCCGCCTTCGGCCAG GACAGATCTCTGCGGCCAGAGGAGATTGAAG AGCTCAGGGAGGCCTTCAGAGAATTTGACAAGGACAAGGATGGCTATATCAACTGCCGGGACCTGGGTAACTGTATGCGCACCATGGGCTACATGCCCACCGAGATGGAGCTCATCGAGCTGTCTCAGCAGATCAACATGAACC TGGGTGGCCATGTGGATTTTGATGACTTTGTGGAGCTAATGGGACCTAAACTCCTGGCGGAGACGGCAGATATGATTGGAGTAAAGGAACTGCGAGATGCCTTCCGAGAG TTTGACACCAATGGTGATGGTGAGATAAGCACCAGTGAGTTACGAGAGGCCATGAGGAAACTCCTGGGTCATCAGGTGGGACACCGAGACATAGAGGAGATTATCCGGGACGTGGACCTCAACGGGGATGGACGAGTGGACTTTGAAG